GAATTTCCAATGGCTTGCCTTCAACCTTAGGTGACGCAGACAAATTTTTCCAAATAACACGAGCTAACGTTAAAAACGCCAACAAAATACCAATCGACTTATGCCAGTGAGGCGCTGTTTTGTACCATTCACTGTAATAAGTCAGATCGACCATCCACAAACCGACACCAAACAAACCAAACACTGTTAACGCAGAAATCCAGTGAAAAAAGCGTGAAAGCGCTGAGTAATGTTTAATTTCAGATTTTGCGTTCATAACGTTCCCTTTTCCGAGATGTAGCAACTTTGTTACAACTAAAGATGTTGATGAGAATTATTTCCCATAATGGCCATGGTAAAAAGATGGGAATGTTGACTGACTCATTCGAATTTTTCGAACGAGTTAAATTGAACTTTTTGATTAGTACATAATTTACAGTGTAAAGAGTCATATCAAATACGCAAAAAACAAGCTAAATCACTGTATTTTATTGCTATTTATTCATCTTTTTCTATTTCGTAAATACCATCGCTGACGTCCATCATTTTACTCTCGAACACCTTCAACGCATCGTTCAATGCTTGATTATAAATCGCGGGGCCAATCTTCTTAACCATAAAGTCCAAAAGGAAGTCAGCATCAAACTGACCTACCTCCAAATCTAGCTCGTCCTGTAAATAAGCTTGTAATTCAATGACTAACTCGTTTTTCCGTTTCGATTCAATTTTTATATTCGACATACTAAGCTCCAAGCGTAAACAGCACATATTGAAAACGTTAACTGAGTTTACATCAGCACAAGTTCAATAAAAATGACTCTAGCTCGAGGTTAACACTTTGATACTCTGTATATTGATGTTGATCGCACTAAGCTTCATTGTCTTTGAGTTAAGTAACAGAATCGAAGCAAACCTTTATATAATTGGGTACAGCTCTCAGTCTTATTTAGCTCAATCTACTATTGTTATTCGGTTGAGCCTTCAACCAGCGTTCTCTTCCGCGGGCTGATTATCGTCAACTTATTACTGCTATAAACTACAATTAACTGATTGATAGCAAAGACGCTATCACAGGAGAACACCTTTTGTTAAAAGATCTGGTCATTCAAGGATTGAACGCCTTTCAAACCGATTGTTTGTTGTTGTGTCAAAGCCATTACCCTACCGTACATAATAAAGGCATGAGTAATCATCATTTAGGTCTCGCTTTTGCACGTAGAATGTCGAGCCAATTTACTCACTTTGATCATCGGAATTACTTTGAAGCCATAGATAGTGGTCATGGGGAAACCCAGCCAAGTCATTTCCGTGTGAGCTCCGAGCTCGGAACGGTATGGGTGCATAGCCATCATTTAATTAATGCAAGTAAGAGCTGCAGAAAAAATATTTTAGAAGATATTAACCTGTGGCAAGCGGAATACGGATATTCGATTCAACCTAATGATTTACTCGTGGTCATCAGCGATCACTGGTTCAGTCGCAATAAAGCGAGCCGCGAGCTATTTTCTTGGTGGAATGAATCTATCCCTGACGACAATCACCTTTATATACAGCAAGGTATCAACCATTCTGAATGTGCTGCAAGCTTACGTACCGATTTAGAACGGCACTTTGATCTCACTCCCTGTTACATAAAGTACAGCCATCCTCTGCTCAAACCACAAAGCAAAAACTCGGTAAAAAAATACATTCAACTTTACTCAATAATTGAATGGCAGGGCTAAGTTATTGTTTTATTAATTATGCATATTAAATTAAACAGATCTAAAGAGCTTAAAACGAAAATAAGCCTCGCTACATATTCAGAAACAATCTATTATTAGACATTAAATTAACATGCTTAATTTATATATATTACCTTGTGATTATTATTTTTTATATATCAAGAAAACAACGTAAGCCATTGATTTTGTAAATATAAAAATAAGAACCCGCAAACACTTGACAAATAAATGATTCAAGTCAAAATTGCCACCCAAATTCGTTTTATAATTCAATCTTTGATTTTCGTAAATAACCATGATTCTATCAAGCATTAATAAGATTAATAATTGCATCCTACGGAAAAGTGATGGCGAGCATTACGCTCGCTTTTCCGGTTTAATGCTCAGAAGTGTTTTCCAACCCATATTCACAGCTGATGAAAATATTATCGGCTTAGAAGCATTATTGAGAATTCAATCTGAAGATGGAAGAACGATACGCCCAGACGATTTTTTTCATACTGATCTTTACTCAAATGAACTAAAAACCTCAATTGAAGCACTCAGCCGTGCAATCCATATCCTTAACTTTGCGCAGTCCGAATACAGCGATAAAAAGCTATTTCTTAACATACTGCCTGATCCGAAGTTTAATCAATTGGACGTTCATAAGAGCTCCGAGATACGTGAACACCTTGAAGCACTAGATCTTCAAAGTAACCAAATCGTGATGGAGTTTGTTGAACTCGAAGTCAAAGATAAAGTGTTACTCTCCCGAGTAAAGACCGTCATAGAGAAAAGTGGCTGCGCTATTGCCGTTGACGACTATGGCAGTAACGCCTCAAATAAAGAACGCGTTACCCTATTGAACCCAGAAATCGTCAAAATTGACCGCGGAATTTTGACCGCTTTTATGAACGGTCTTGTTGCCCCCCTAAATTCAGCATTGAAGGTTGCAGCTGAAGTTGGAGCAAAAACGGTTATTGAGGGTATCGAAACCAGAGAGCAGTTTGAACAAATGGTTCAACTTAAAATAGATATGTTCCAAGGTTATCATTTGGCGCAACCTGAACCGATTAGCATTCGAGCCAACCCCACGATTAACGGTATGGTTGGCTAGAAGGTTTTGAGTGTGTCATTGGGCGTTTGCGCTTTCAAAAATGGTAGCAATAACAAACCCACGACAGCTGAAGCCGATGCGATAACAATAAAGAACCCATTCCACTGATATTGCTCCATGATCAAGGCTAAAGGATATCCTGCTAGCGCAGCCCCCATATAAGCAAATAGGCCGACAAACCCGGTGGCCGCCCCGACCGAATCTTTGTGAGAACATTCAGCCGCCGCCATGCCAATTAACATCTGCGGGCCAAAAACGAAAAAACCGACCGAAAATAGTGCCGCCGCGTGAAAAACAAAACCCGTAATGGGCATTAACCAAAGCGCTGCAACCGACAAAAATATTCCCATGGCAAAAATGAGATTCATTGGCCCTCGGTTGCCACCAAATAATTTATCTGATCCCCAACCCGCCACTAGTGACCCAACGAACCCACCAATTTCGAACAAAGATAAAGCGCCATTCGCACGAATCAAATCGTAATGATGTTGCTCTGTTAAGTATAAATTTCCCCAGTCATTTATTGCGGTGCGTACTATGTAGACCAACACATAACTAAAGGCCAGCAGCCATATGTATTTATTGCGTAACACATACTTGCGTAAAATTTCTTTAGAACTCATGCCGAGCCCTTCATTTTCTTGTGCGAGCTCTAAGTGATCATGCCGCCAACGACCAACGGTTGGTAGCCCCATACTGGTTGGCTTATCTCTTAAACGCCAACACAAGTACAGACCAACCAGTACGCCTAAGCCTCCGGTCACGACAAATCCATGCCGCCAACTATAATGTAACGTAAGGTACCCTATGAGCAACGGAATGATCGCCCCGCCGACATTGTGGGCTGTATTCCACAATGCCCACCAAAAACCCCTTTCCGAACGCGAATACCAGGTGGTTAGTAACTTAGAACAGGAAGGCCAGCCCCACCCTTGAAACCATGCATTGAGCACCCAGAGCCCAGTGAACATTACGACGGAACTCGATAAACCAAAGACGACGTTGATGATCCCCGTGGCGATGAGACCAACCCCCATAAAATAACGAGGGTTTGAGCGATCCGAGATGATCCCAGAGAAAAACTTAGAGAAACCGTAAGTAATATAAAATAGAGTTCCTATCAGGCCAATGTCTGCTTTATCCAACCCCAGATCGGCAATCATTGCGGGCATAGCATAATTAAAGCTTTTACGTGTTAAGTAGAAAACAGCGTAGCCTAAATACATGGTTAACATTATGTGGAAACGCCAATAAGCGTACTGTTTACCGACCTCTTCACGAGAGTAATCATGTTGTACGATGGGAGAAGATTTAAGAAAACCGAGCATCAGAGAACCTATAAAATTGGTAACAGGACAGACAAATGAGTGCCACTTAATTCAGAAGAGGAGATCGAACCTTCAGTCTGTTCACAACACGCACTTTGCAATTCTATTTGCCCGCCTAGCGCCTGCACCCTTTCTCGAATTCCACGCAAGCCAAAGCCTTTAAGGTTATCCTGCGGCTTAAACCCTACACCGTTATCAATGATGGACAGTTTCACCCAATCGTCCACATCAACACGGATGCTGACCTCGGTTGCTTTTGAGTACTTAACGACATTATTGAGCGCTTCCTGACAAATACGATACACTGTCACGTTTGTCGCATCACTAAGCTCGGTTATCTTCCCGTGATTAAGTAATAAATTTGAGTCATCGGGAAGCCAAACCGTCGTTACTCGCATTCCATGCTCCTCAAACTCGAGATCTCTTACTAACTGTTCCACCGCTTCGCGTAAGCCAAAGTCATCCAGCGTTTTTGGCCTAAGCTTTGTAAGTAGCCCTTTAGTCGTATCATAGACATTTAATGATAAGCTCTCGATGAGGTCAGCACAGCGTTCCCCCATATTGGTTCTTTCCACTCGTTTTATGATGCTCGCTTGTGTTCTAATCGCGGTAATATTTTGTCCAATTTCATCATGCAGCTCTCTAGCAATGTCTTTTCTTACAGACTCTTCCGCTTTGATCAATTGTCGTGATAGGTTTTGATTTCGGCTTAACTCATCACGTAACTGTACATTCAAATCTCGTTGTCTTTGAATCCCTATTCCGAGCAGAATCCCAGTTAAACTCTGGGCAGAAAGTGACAGCAATAGATCCGTGACTTCCATATTTGAAACCCCACTTCTTGCTGCGATCAACGCAACACTATTCAATAGCGTTCCGAGTAACGCGCCTTGCCAACCATATCGAAACGCCAATAGAATAATGGGGATCGCCAAACAAAATGGCGCAAAACGACGAAGCTCTTCAGGTAATCCAACTTGCAATGCGATACTCAGCACGAACAAGACGGCATAGAGAAATACATGCCGGGTTCGAAACTCAATGTGCCGAGAGACAAGATTCGCGGTGAGTGGTATCCAAGTACTTTGGAAAAGATAGCTCCACACCAGATAACAACTCGGCACCAACATTAGGCCCCCGGTTATGCTGACTAAGAACACAAGCCCGATCGGATGACC
This DNA window, taken from Vibrio tapetis subsp. tapetis, encodes the following:
- a CDS encoding DUF2164 domain-containing protein → MSNIKIESKRKNELVIELQAYLQDELDLEVGQFDADFLLDFMVKKIGPAIYNQALNDALKVFESKMMDVSDGIYEIEKDE
- a CDS encoding EAL domain-containing protein, producing MILSSINKINNCILRKSDGEHYARFSGLMLRSVFQPIFTADENIIGLEALLRIQSEDGRTIRPDDFFHTDLYSNELKTSIEALSRAIHILNFAQSEYSDKKLFLNILPDPKFNQLDVHKSSEIREHLEALDLQSNQIVMEFVELEVKDKVLLSRVKTVIEKSGCAIAVDDYGSNASNKERVTLLNPEIVKIDRGILTAFMNGLVAPLNSALKVAAEVGAKTVIEGIETREQFEQMVQLKIDMFQGYHLAQPEPISIRANPTINGMVG
- a CDS encoding MFS transporter: MLGFLKSSPIVQHDYSREEVGKQYAYWRFHIMLTMYLGYAVFYLTRKSFNYAMPAMIADLGLDKADIGLIGTLFYITYGFSKFFSGIISDRSNPRYFMGVGLIATGIINVVFGLSSSVVMFTGLWVLNAWFQGWGWPSCSKLLTTWYSRSERGFWWALWNTAHNVGGAIIPLLIGYLTLHYSWRHGFVVTGGLGVLVGLYLCWRLRDKPTSMGLPTVGRWRHDHLELAQENEGLGMSSKEILRKYVLRNKYIWLLAFSYVLVYIVRTAINDWGNLYLTEQHHYDLIRANGALSLFEIGGFVGSLVAGWGSDKLFGGNRGPMNLIFAMGIFLSVAALWLMPITGFVFHAAALFSVGFFVFGPQMLIGMAAAECSHKDSVGAATGFVGLFAYMGAALAGYPLALIMEQYQWNGFFIVIASASAVVGLLLLPFLKAQTPNDTLKTF
- the uhpB gene encoding signal transduction histidine-protein kinase/phosphatase UhpB is translated as MRNYVVMSLCGWFLMLTSWFCLWVIGYYFVMDAELAILLFPFALRLGVSLHAPKKYWPAVYSAEWFLTISLAILLDQPQWLTVLAASVASIPVIWYAQKYNAGTQWRRLSTMAGVIVFTALLNTAFIASHGHPIGLVFLVSITGGLMLVPSCYLVWSYLFQSTWIPLTANLVSRHIEFRTRHVFLYAVLFVLSIALQVGLPEELRRFAPFCLAIPIILLAFRYGWQGALLGTLLNSVALIAARSGVSNMEVTDLLLSLSAQSLTGILLGIGIQRQRDLNVQLRDELSRNQNLSRQLIKAEESVRKDIARELHDEIGQNITAIRTQASIIKRVERTNMGERCADLIESLSLNVYDTTKGLLTKLRPKTLDDFGLREAVEQLVRDLEFEEHGMRVTTVWLPDDSNLLLNHGKITELSDATNVTVYRICQEALNNVVKYSKATEVSIRVDVDDWVKLSIIDNGVGFKPQDNLKGFGLRGIRERVQALGGQIELQSACCEQTEGSISSSELSGTHLSVLLPIL